The proteins below come from a single Streptomyces sp. MRC013 genomic window:
- a CDS encoding bifunctional DNA primase/polymerase, protein MPTVEETMGAGEAARVPGRRGGPPRDSAVRYAVERHWDVFPGTWPEVVGGRELCSCGDSACASPGAHPLHEDWEARATGGPASVRRLWDGHPEASVLLPTGRTFDVLDVPESAGFLALTRMERTGVPLGPVSCGPDRRMAFFVLPGAAARAAGLIRGLGWSPSGIDLVAKGRGGYVVAPPSRVAGQGAVQWVRHPTPANRWLPGVEELIGALAYACGRDAATGRR, encoded by the coding sequence GTGCCGACCGTGGAAGAGACCATGGGAGCCGGGGAGGCCGCGCGCGTCCCCGGGCGGCGCGGCGGGCCGCCGCGGGACAGCGCCGTGCGGTACGCGGTGGAGCGGCACTGGGACGTGTTCCCCGGCACGTGGCCGGAGGTGGTCGGCGGCCGGGAGCTCTGCTCGTGCGGGGACTCGGCCTGCGCGTCGCCGGGGGCGCACCCGTTGCACGAGGACTGGGAGGCCCGGGCCACCGGCGGCCCGGCGTCGGTGCGCCGGTTGTGGGACGGGCACCCGGAGGCGTCGGTCCTGCTGCCGACGGGCCGCACGTTCGACGTGCTGGACGTGCCGGAGTCGGCGGGCTTCCTGGCGCTGACGCGGATGGAGCGGACGGGCGTGCCGCTCGGCCCGGTGAGCTGCGGACCGGACCGGCGGATGGCGTTCTTCGTGCTGCCCGGGGCCGCCGCGAGGGCCGCGGGCCTGATCCGCGGGCTGGGCTGGTCGCCGTCGGGCATCGACCTGGTCGCCAAGGGCCGGGGCGGGTACGTGGTGGCGCCGCCGTCACGGGTCGCCGGGCAGGGCGCGGTGCAGTGGGTGCGCCACCCGACCCCCGCCAACCGGTGGCTGCCGGGCGTGGAGGAGCTGATCGGCGCACTGGCCTACGCGTGCGGCCGGGACGCGGCGACGGGACGTCGCTGA
- a CDS encoding transcriptional regulator, protein MAARPLVTRQPNERLQALIQEAGCSNAGLARRVNMVGSERGLDLRYDKTSVARWLRGQQPRGRAPGVIAEALGRKLGRTVTVDEIGMASGRNPASGVGLLFSPTVAGAVEQVCELWRGDASRRELPTGPAAGASALVEPSRDWLITAPDARVARSTGSRVGPADVRAVRETTQALIDLDHRFGGGYVRPVVVHYLNGVVSGMLCGSYRDPVGRQLFAAAARLTELAGYMAVDTGRSGLAQRYYIQALRLAQAAGDRAYGGYVLAASMSHLAERLGNPREIAQLARVAQEGSRGHVTPRTEAMFLAAEARGHARLGDVRACRDAAGRAVAALDRSDPDTGDDPEWIAHFDHAYLADELAHCHRDLDQGRAAERAAAEALEGHPATRVRRRAIGLALLAAAQVQQREVEQACHTAARAAELLGTLRSSRGAEYLDDLRTRLEPFRDEPAVREVAARLAPRAA, encoded by the coding sequence ATGGCAGCGAGGCCGCTCGTCACCCGTCAGCCGAACGAACGGCTGCAGGCGCTCATCCAGGAGGCGGGGTGCTCCAACGCCGGGCTCGCCCGCCGGGTCAACATGGTCGGTTCGGAGCGCGGGCTCGACCTGCGGTACGACAAGACGTCGGTGGCGCGCTGGCTGCGCGGGCAGCAGCCCCGGGGCCGTGCCCCGGGCGTCATCGCCGAGGCGCTCGGGCGCAAGCTGGGCCGCACGGTCACGGTCGACGAGATCGGGATGGCGAGCGGCAGGAACCCGGCGAGCGGGGTGGGACTGCTGTTCTCGCCGACCGTGGCGGGCGCCGTCGAGCAGGTCTGCGAGCTGTGGCGCGGCGACGCGAGCCGGCGGGAGCTGCCGACCGGCCCGGCCGCGGGCGCCTCCGCGCTCGTGGAGCCCAGCAGGGACTGGCTGATCACCGCCCCCGACGCCCGGGTGGCGCGGAGCACGGGCTCCCGGGTCGGCCCGGCGGACGTGCGCGCCGTGCGCGAGACGACGCAGGCGCTGATCGACCTCGACCACCGGTTCGGCGGCGGGTACGTGCGCCCCGTGGTGGTCCACTACCTGAACGGCGTCGTGTCGGGGATGCTCTGCGGCTCGTACCGGGACCCGGTGGGGCGGCAGCTCTTCGCGGCGGCGGCGCGGCTGACGGAACTGGCCGGGTACATGGCGGTCGACACCGGCCGGTCGGGGCTCGCGCAGCGGTACTACATCCAGGCGCTGAGGCTCGCGCAGGCCGCGGGCGACCGGGCTTACGGCGGCTACGTGCTGGCCGCGTCGATGAGCCACCTGGCGGAGCGGCTCGGCAACCCGCGTGAGATCGCCCAGTTGGCGCGCGTCGCGCAGGAGGGCTCCCGCGGGCACGTCACCCCGCGCACGGAGGCGATGTTCCTGGCGGCCGAGGCGCGGGGCCACGCCCGGCTCGGGGACGTGCGCGCCTGCCGGGACGCGGCGGGCCGGGCCGTCGCCGCGCTGGACCGGTCCGACCCGGACACGGGCGACGACCCGGAGTGGATCGCCCACTTCGACCACGCGTACCTCGCCGACGAACTGGCCCACTGCCACCGGGACCTGGACCAGGGGCGGGCGGCGGAGCGGGCGGCGGCGGAGGCGCTGGAGGGGCATCCGGCGACGCGGGTGCGGCGGCGGGCGATCGGCCTCGCCCTGCTGGCGGCGGCCCAGGTGCAGCAGCGGGAGGTCGAGCAGGCCTGCCACACCGCGGCGCGGGCGGCCGAACTCCTGGGCACGCTGCGGTCGTCGCGCGGCGCGGAGTACCTGGACGACCTCCGGACGCGGCTGGAGCCGTTCCGGGACGAGCCCGCGGTACGGGAGGTCGCGGCGCGGCTGGCACCCCGGGCGGCGTAA
- a CDS encoding ABC transporter substrate-binding protein, which produces MTGNGRRRFATFLTSRAATALAAASLLAGCGGLPGATGGSREPITVMTWAPQDTKATNMPGMPAMAEAYARWTNSQGGLAGHELRVITCNEGNTATGAATCARKAVKEGVAAVVGSYSQHGRAFMATLEAANIPYIGGYGLSDEEFTSYLSYPVNGGQVALLAGNGMQLAASCERVSLVRPDTIAGDYLHALLNSGLAHGKQREAYDIPAAEDAGEYTAVATRSRKRAGEERGCVTATLGERTAHFFDSFRRLTPDGRDIRISSVLGSVDQLLVDRTGGASGPFEGAYVTGWYPAPGDPRWEPMRRVIQEHAFGDNRIDPADAGVQTTWIAYTVLKRVVEAIGEEKVTPGKITLTLDRGLRVDTGGLTPTLRWRYEDMLGTPGFPRLVNHEVTFQVVRKGRLVAQRTGFVDVGRTLLEARSS; this is translated from the coding sequence ATGACCGGTAACGGCAGGCGACGCTTTGCCACCTTCCTCACTTCCAGGGCCGCGACGGCTCTCGCCGCGGCGTCCCTCCTCGCCGGCTGTGGCGGGCTCCCTGGGGCCACGGGGGGCTCCAGGGAACCCATCACAGTGATGACCTGGGCACCCCAGGACACCAAGGCGACCAACATGCCCGGCATGCCCGCGATGGCCGAGGCGTACGCACGCTGGACCAACAGCCAGGGCGGCCTGGCCGGGCACGAGCTGCGCGTGATCACCTGCAACGAGGGCAACACCGCGACGGGCGCCGCGACCTGCGCCCGCAAGGCCGTCAAGGAGGGCGTGGCCGCCGTCGTCGGCTCGTACAGCCAGCACGGCCGGGCCTTCATGGCCACCCTGGAAGCGGCGAACATCCCCTACATCGGCGGCTACGGCCTGTCCGACGAGGAGTTCACCAGCTACCTCTCCTATCCCGTCAACGGCGGGCAGGTCGCCCTGCTCGCGGGCAACGGCATGCAGCTCGCCGCCTCCTGCGAGCGGGTCTCCCTGGTCCGCCCCGACACGATCGCCGGCGACTACCTGCACGCGCTGCTCAACTCGGGCCTCGCCCACGGCAAGCAGCGCGAGGCGTACGACATACCCGCGGCCGAGGACGCCGGGGAGTACACGGCCGTCGCCACCCGCTCGCGGAAGCGGGCCGGCGAGGAGCGCGGCTGCGTCACCGCCACGCTCGGCGAGCGGACCGCGCACTTCTTCGACTCGTTCCGCCGGCTCACCCCGGACGGCCGCGACATCCGGATCTCGTCCGTGCTCGGCAGCGTCGACCAGTTGCTGGTCGACCGGACGGGCGGCGCCTCGGGGCCGTTCGAGGGGGCGTACGTCACCGGCTGGTACCCGGCCCCCGGCGACCCGCGCTGGGAGCCGATGCGGCGGGTCATCCAGGAACACGCCTTCGGCGACAACCGGATCGACCCGGCCGACGCCGGCGTGCAGACCACCTGGATCGCGTACACGGTCCTCAAGCGGGTCGTCGAGGCGATCGGCGAGGAGAAGGTGACCCCCGGCAAGATCACGCTCACCCTGGACCGCGGTCTGCGGGTGGACACCGGGGGCCTCACGCCGACGCTGCGCTGGCGGTACGAGGACATGCTGGGCACCCCCGGCTTCCCCCGGCTCGTCAACCACGAGGTGACCTTCCAGGTGGTGCGGAAGGGGCGTCTCGTCGCCCAGCGCACCGGCTTCGTCGACGTCGGCCGGACGCTCCTCGAAGCCCGCTCCTCCTGA